One window of Candidatus Hinthialibacter antarcticus genomic DNA carries:
- the udk gene encoding uridine kinase translates to MRVFIIGLGGGSGGGKTTLAQQWIKRCSTPVLLLSQDRYYRDQSALSLDERREINFDHPDALENELLVQQLGALKQGREIKTPVYDFALHTRAGHETLSPAALILLEGTLIYALPDIQPLIDYRIYVDCPADLRLLRRLRRDIAERDRTFEFCAQQWEQTVKPMHEQFIEPHKAGADLLLNGEDAIHENVKRIHAAVQSLSSAS, encoded by the coding sequence ATGCGCGTGTTCATCATCGGCCTCGGCGGCGGCAGCGGCGGCGGAAAAACCACGCTTGCGCAACAGTGGATCAAGCGTTGCTCAACGCCAGTGCTTCTCCTTTCGCAAGACCGCTATTACCGCGACCAGAGCGCCCTCTCTTTGGATGAACGCCGCGAAATCAATTTCGACCATCCCGATGCGCTTGAAAACGAATTGCTCGTACAACAATTGGGCGCATTGAAACAAGGCCGTGAAATCAAAACGCCCGTTTATGATTTTGCCCTCCACACACGCGCCGGGCATGAGACCTTATCGCCCGCCGCATTGATCCTTCTCGAAGGCACGTTGATCTACGCTTTGCCGGATATCCAACCGCTGATCGACTATCGCATTTACGTCGACTGCCCGGCTGACCTACGTCTATTACGGCGCTTGCGGCGCGACATCGCCGAGCGAGACCGCACTTTTGAATTTTGCGCTCAACAATGGGAGCAAACCGTCAAACCCATGCACGAACAATTCATCGAGCCGCATAAAGCAGGCGCCGATCTGCTGCTGAATGGCGAAGACGCAATCCATGAAAATGTGAAAAGAATTCACGCAGCGGTTCAATCGTTGTCGAGCGCATCTTGA